Part of the Cynocephalus volans isolate mCynVol1 chromosome 11, mCynVol1.pri, whole genome shotgun sequence genome is shown below.
tatagttttaaattgagcattttatatgattccatttactctttcttaacatatcagatatacttctttttttacttttggtagtggttgccctagagtttgcaatgTACATTTAAAACTGTGGAACATTGTATGAATTTGGGTATGATCCTTGCTCAAGAGCCATGCCaatcttctctgtattgttctaattttaatatatgtgctgccaaagtgaGCACTTATGTGCTTTAATTTTATCCTGAAGGAGGCCTAGTTCTCCTTTAGTTGGATATAGACAGTGTCAGCAGCAGACACTGACCTGAGTGAGTATGAGCAAGGTCTCTGAGTGCTGAGTGGCAGCCTGAGAGCCCCAGGACTGAGAAAGTCCTCACAGTTTTTATTGCTCACTGGTGTCTGCTGCACCCTTGCTTCAGAGTCAGGTTTAGGCCCCATGCCTGGCCCCACAGTTGTATTGCCGCAGGTGTATTCCCACATGTCACTTCTCCTTCATTTTCAGTATACCATTTCCTCTCTGGAGATGGACAACATATACAAGTCCCTTCTAATGTAGAAAAAAGTGGCATGGTCACAGTTCTTAGGCTAACCCTGTactgttctttctcctttttgtgATTTTAAACAGATGTGATGTTTACTGGTACAGCGGATGGACGGGTTGTAAAACTTGAAAATGGTGAAGTAGAGACCATCGCCCGGTTTGGCTCAGGCCCGTGCAGTAAGTTGGCAACAGTCCCCCATACCATGTGTCAGAAAGGTGCCAGATTGCTGTATGGAACTGCTTTTCACTGGAAGTCAGTTTTTCCCTGGGAGAAAAAGAACCCCTGGCCATGGCAGGCAGAGTGTGAGGTGGTATTGTTATGATCTCTTCATTAGAGCTGTGGGCTGTGAACCTCATGGTGCCTGGTGGTCACCCTGCACTCACAGTTGCCCATCTGGGCAGTGGCTGCAGCCCCTGCTTGACACTTCATGGCACACCCCTCACCATTCATTCCACTCGGGTCTGTGTTCACTTTTGTACTAACTTCAGAGATTCGTGGGTGTGGTCACAAGTGGCTTTTTCTTTACTTGGATGCTTAAACGTAGTTCCTATGTTAGTTTCTCACGAATTTTGGCAGCATCATTCAAAGCGAAAATACCCTTAAGTCACTCAGATTTTGGAAaaccacaatagaaaaaaaatcccaccatTTAAAAACTGGTAGTTCAGAGACTTCTTATtagttatcattttttaatagctggaatatttttataaaaatcatacATTCACTGTAAAATGCAAACATCACAAAGATACAAAGGAGAAAGTGAAGATCACCCGAGTCTTGTCAGGTGtaaccattgttaacattttagtgaataacttttcaaatgtttttctgctcATAGATACCCACACCCACACAGTTTTATATGATGGTTCCTTAATCTgcctttttttattccattttggcaGTAAGTACCCTGCATTGAGCACCTTGTGGTAAACAGCCTGCAGTGAGCACCTGTAGTGAGCACCCTGTGGTGAACGCCCTGCAATGAGCACCCCACAGTGAGCACCCCCAGTGAGCAATAAGCCCCTATAATGAGCACCCCTCAGTGAGCACTCCCTGCAGTGAGCAACCCCACAGTGAGCACCTGCAGTAAGCCCCTATAGTGAACACCCCACAGTGAACACCTGACGGGGCCATTCTAGCTCTAATGCATGGTCTTTTTTTGTGCTGTCAAGAGGGATGGATGAGATACTTAGACACTGAGGAGGGCACAGGTAGAATTTTGGACCAGCCACCTATTCCTATCCTTTTGTTTTCCTAGAAACCCCAGATGACGAACCAGCTTGTGGGAGACCCCTGGGCATCCGGGCAGGGCCCAATGGGACTCTTTTTGTGGCTGATGCATACAAAGGGCTATTTGAAGTAAATCCTTGGAAACGTATGTGATGAtatcttatttccttctctgatgaTTTTGGATCTTTTAAACAATATGAGCATAAGTAGATTTAATAGAATTTGTTAAAGATGGTCTGCTGGACACTCTCTAGTGTTTTCTTATTCATTGAATAGTGCTGAAAGCATTGCCTACAAATATCATCTAGTTTTAAACTCAGAAAAGTTCCTACCATGACTGCATTTGGTCCATGCTCTGATTTTCTTGGGCATTTGTATTTTAGCCACAGGTTCTCTAAAGGACTCATTTCAAGGATGTTAGAACCCCTCTTTCTGTCCTTAtatttctgtgtttctctttACATGGtgcatgttttctgtttctcaggcTTCTCTTTGTTGCCTTCTCCCTATCTCTGTATTTTTTCCagttccttctccctctctccctgatGGGTCATGCTGTCACCTTTACCAGTGCTGTAATGGTTGCTGCACATGCTTTTCTGGTGGGGATATGTGCTGTGTGGGAGTCTGTCATCGTGGGCACTGTGGGGGGCCTGAACTTGTGCACTGCAGACTGCCCGCCCAGGGGGCCCTATCTCTACTGCTTGCAGGCTGTGCAACTGTACGAATTACTCGGCTCTCTATAGGGATAATAGTAGTACCTGCCTCATGGGATTGTTATGAAGGTTTAAATGAGGTTATACATGGACAGAGctcagcactcaataaatgtcctcttatttttaaaaacttactactGCTACTTTATTTGAAAGCAGATAAGTAGAACATTTTATATTGCTCTTTAAGCAAACAAATAGAACGAGTGCCTTTTATATAACACTCTTAATAGATTTATTTGAAGTCAGCTGACTTCAATAAAATAGAGTTCCTCATCCTTACAGAAAAGATTCTACCTTTAATGAAGttagtcttcaaaaaattcatccACTAACAGCTAATACACTTATTTACTGTAAGAAGGAATAAATCTTCTGACATGAAATAAGAAGCTCgttttagttttttccttttaaattggTTAGGCCAattaatgttttgaaatttttggaATCAGGTTCTTAGAATGAAAGCAAatccttttccatctttttctaaCTTCAGGTGAAGTGAAACTGCTGCTGTCTTCCGAGATGCCCATTGAGGGGAAGAAAATGTCCTTTGTGAATGATCTTACAGTCACTCGGGATGGAAAGAAGATTTATTTCACAGATTCTAGCAGCAAATGGCAACGACGAGATTTCCTGCTTCTGGTTATGGAGGGCACAGATGACGGGCGGTAAATGTTTATTTCAGGTCTTTCCCTCAGTTAACCAGCCAGGTAGCGGGACTTCAGCAGAGCTTATGACTTCTAGGAACCATGGGAGTGTTTTTGTGTGTAATAGTTCTGCTTCCAGGGTAGGACCTGATGGCTTCTGGGAACAGGTGACGGATGTAACAAAATGGAGCAAGTTGTTTTTACTCTCTCTCGATGAAATTAAACGGGCCAGTTCTTCTGAGGGTGTTGTTCCAGGCTGTCTGGGTTTCAGGTCACCCCTCTGAAGGGGACTCCTGTGAGGCTGGAGCATATGCCTCCTCTCCCCAATTTGGTCATCACAAGAACTGAGTGGGGGGTTCTCTGGAAGAGGATGCCATGGGTCTGCTCGGATGCAGAAGGGCCTCCGGGGCCTGGCCACTCCAGTGTGAGGCTCAGTCACCTTCCAcaggccccagcccaggcccTGAAGGTCCAGAAGGGGGAGCAAAGCTCCAAGCCCAAGGGGAGGCCATGGGCTCCCCCCATGTGACCCTCTGCTTTGGCATTGCACAGCCTGTTGGAGTACGATACCATGACCAAGGAAGTAAAAGTTTTATTGGACCAGTTGCGGTTCCCAAACGGAGTCCAGCTTTCTCCTGCAGAAGACTTTGTCCTGGTGGCTGAAACAACCATGGCGAGGATACGAAGGTGCGTGTGGTGCCAGCCAAGCTGTCAGTTGTTCGCCAGAGCTTGTCATGGGCTGGGATGGATATGGAAATGTGATTGACAAAAATCTGAGATGCTGTAGGGCACTTTCTGCTCTGTCATGATATGATAAGAGTAGAATTCAAGGGTGTGTTTTGTTTCTCCCATTTCTCAGTGTACTTGAGAGTCCCAGGGAGAGTGTCTTGGTTTAATGCTGACTGTGCAGCCAGAGCCCTGTTTCTCTGCCAGGTGGGCCTTGGTCTCAACCCCAACCCCCAGCTTCTCCTCTGTTCAAGCTTGTCCAGAGCTCCCAAGGGCTCCTCAGCAGCTGTGCTTTTGTTCATGATGGACACATTTATAGTAGTTTCCTTAAATATGTTTAGGTCAAGGCCAATTTGGTGATTGGCtaacattttttccttaattggggtggggtgggggaggttaCTGCTCATTGCCTGTTTGGGTGGATTTTTCAGAGTCTACGTGTCTGGCCTGATGAATGGAGGGGCTGATCTCTTTGTGGAGAACATGCCTGGATTTCCAGACAACATCCGCCCCAGCAGCTCCGGAGGGTACTGGGTTGGAATGTCAAGCATTCGCCCTAACCCTGGGTTTTCCATGTTGGATTTCTTATCCGAGAGACCTTTTATCAAAAGAATGATCTTTAAGGtaactataaaaaattataatatcaaaaaacagaatgaaagtaaatcttctttttttattaaattttaaaatttatttttaacatattcattcctacaaa
Proteins encoded:
- the APMAP gene encoding adipocyte plasma membrane-associated protein isoform X3; this translates as MSEADGLRQRRLLRPQVVTDDGQAPEAKDGSSFSGRVFRVTFLMLAASLTVPLLGAMMLLDSPIDPQPLSFKEPPLLLGVLHPNTKLRQAERLFENQLIGPESITNIGDVMFTGTADGRVVKLENGEVETIARFGSGPCKTPDDEPACGRPLGIRAGPNGTLFVADAYKGLFEVNPWKREVKLLLSSEMPIEGKKMSFVNDLTVTRDGKKIYFTDSSSKWQRRDFLLLVMEGTDDGRLLEYDTMTKEVKVLLDQLRFPNGVQLSPAEDFVLVAETTMARIRRVYVSGLMNGGADLFVENMPGFPDNIRPSSSGGYWVGMSSIRPNPGFSMLDFLSERPFIKRMIFKVLLRGSSC
- the APMAP gene encoding adipocyte plasma membrane-associated protein isoform X1; the encoded protein is MSEADGLRQRRLLRPQVVTDDGQAPEAKDGSSFSGRVFRVTFLMLAASLTVPLLGAMMLLDSPIDPQPLSFKEPPLLLGVLHPNTKLRQAERLFENQLIGPESITNIGDVMFTGTADGRVVKLENGEVETIARFGSGPCKTPDDEPACGRPLGIRAGPNGTLFVADAYKGLFEVNPWKREVKLLLSSEMPIEGKKMSFVNDLTVTRDGKKIYFTDSSSKWQRRDFLLLVMEGTDDGRLLEYDTMTKEVKVLLDQLRFPNGVQLSPAEDFVLVAETTMARIRRVYVSGLMNGGADLFVENMPGFPDNIRPSSSGGYWVGMSSIRPNPGFSMLDFLSERPFIKRMIFKLFSQETLMKFVPRYSLVLELSDSGAFRRSLHDPDGLVASYISEVHEHDGHLYLGSFASPFLCRLSLQSV
- the APMAP gene encoding adipocyte plasma membrane-associated protein isoform X2, producing the protein MSEADGLRQRRLLRPQVVTDDGQAPEAKDGSSFSGRVFRVTFLMLAASLTVPLLGAMMLLDSPIDPQPLSFKEPPLLLGVLHPNTKLRQAERLFENQLIGPESITNIGDVMFTGTADGRVVKLENGEVETIARFGSGPCKTPDDEPACGRPLGIRAGPNGTLFVADAYKGLFEVNPWKREVKLLLSSEMPIEGKKMSFVNDLTVTRDGKKIYFTDSSSKWQRRDFLLLVMEGTDDGRLLEYDTMTKEVKVLLDQLRFPNGVQLSPAEDFVLVAETTMARIRRVYVSGLMNGGADLFVENMPGFPDNIRPSSSGGYWVGMSSIRPNPGFSMLDFLSERPFIKRMIFKVKKLKDKEAK